A section of the Solitalea canadensis DSM 3403 genome encodes:
- a CDS encoding endonuclease/exonuclease/phosphatase family protein produces MKHHKKRSLIHRFIFTANLVTAAFLVICYLAPYIDPIYFWPIAFFGLAYPFILLLNILFFFFWLIIWRRPAWISLFVIAIGFSIHRNSFGLNMPYNLDHKPDNAIRVMSYNTHYFRPMNKRSNDDSTKHQILELIKEEQPDILCVQEFYSRKRGKFNIKDSILSILDTKYYYVKKIIGDEYESTGLAIFSKYPIEAGKEIPFSSDKTDNTCVYADLNIKGNIVRVFNIHLQSISFQQQDYEYYQKVRDSLSTDRVLTRRIARMLKRAFEKRSIQAKLVSEAVKSSPYPVLLCGDFNDTPVSYAFQTVSKGMNNSFCQKGVGFGKTYGGAFPNFQIDFILYDNSFEAQTYKIIPQKLSDHFPVRSDIILKE; encoded by the coding sequence ATGAAGCATCATAAAAAGCGCAGTTTAATTCACAGATTTATATTTACTGCTAATCTCGTCACCGCTGCTTTTTTGGTGATTTGCTACTTAGCTCCCTATATAGATCCTATTTATTTTTGGCCTATTGCCTTTTTCGGCTTGGCCTACCCTTTTATTCTGTTACTGAATATTTTATTCTTTTTCTTTTGGCTAATTATTTGGCGACGCCCTGCTTGGATCTCCCTCTTTGTTATTGCAATTGGCTTCTCCATTCATCGGAACAGTTTTGGATTAAATATGCCCTATAATCTGGACCATAAACCAGACAACGCCATAAGAGTAATGAGTTATAATACTCATTATTTCAGGCCGATGAACAAACGCAGTAATGATGATTCAACCAAACATCAGATATTAGAGCTTATAAAAGAAGAACAGCCTGATATACTTTGTGTACAGGAGTTTTATTCACGAAAAAGGGGTAAATTCAATATCAAGGATAGTATTTTATCCATTTTAGATACAAAATATTATTACGTAAAAAAGATTATCGGCGATGAGTATGAATCAACCGGACTTGCCATTTTCTCTAAATACCCGATAGAAGCCGGTAAAGAAATTCCGTTTTCAAGTGATAAAACCGATAATACGTGTGTTTATGCTGATTTAAATATTAAAGGAAATATAGTTAGGGTTTTTAATATCCATTTGCAATCTATCAGTTTCCAACAGCAGGATTATGAATATTATCAAAAGGTTCGGGATTCCTTATCAACAGACAGAGTACTTACCCGCCGGATTGCCCGAATGCTGAAAAGAGCCTTCGAAAAACGAAGTATTCAAGCAAAACTAGTTTCGGAAGCCGTAAAAAGCAGTCCATATCCGGTTTTATTATGTGGAGATTTCAATGATACGCCGGTTTCTTACGCCTTTCAAACGGTTTCAAAAGGAATGAATAATTCTTTTTGCCAAAAAGGTGTCGGTTTCGGAAAAACATATGGAGGAGCGTTTCCAAATTTCCAGATTGACTTTATTTTGTACGATAATAGCTTCGAAGCTCAGACCTATAAAATCATCCCTCAAAAACTTTCCGACCATTTTCCGGTTAGAAGTGATATAATTTTAAAAGAGTAA
- the cysS gene encoding cysteine--tRNA ligase, translating into MQQPIFIYNTLSRSKEEFKPINSPLVGMYVCGPTVYSDVHLGNCRTFISFDIVFRYLSHLGYKVRYVRNITDAGHLESDQDFGEDKIAKKAKLAQLEPMEIVQKYTVDFRKVMEVFNALPPSIEPTATGHIIEQIEMTRTLLENGAAYEVNGSVYFDVEKYNKEQNYGVLSGRNIEELLNNTRDLGGQEEKKGPLDFALWIKAKPVHLMQWPSPWGWGFPGWHLECSAMSNKYLGAHFDIHGGGMDLIPTHHTNEIAQNIAFCGKSPANYWIHTNMLTVNGQKMSKSLGNSFLPHELFTGNHPLLQKGYSPTVVRFFMLQAHYRSTLDFSNEALDASEKGFKRMISAYELLKDLNSSDSSTSDINALKTRCYNAMSDDFNTPIAIAELFEGVRIINSVKAGSETITAEDLETLTQLFNDFLFDIFGLQKEEHGSNNVGKVLDLLIDMRNNAKANKDYATSDTIRNKLLEIGYQLKDSKDGTTWSAL; encoded by the coding sequence ATGCAGCAACCCATTTTTATTTACAATACGCTAAGCAGAAGTAAAGAAGAGTTTAAACCAATCAACAGCCCATTAGTGGGAATGTATGTTTGCGGTCCAACCGTTTATAGTGATGTACATTTGGGCAACTGTCGCACATTTATATCATTCGACATTGTTTTCAGATATCTTTCTCATCTAGGTTACAAAGTAAGATATGTCCGCAACATTACTGACGCAGGGCACCTTGAAAGTGACCAGGATTTTGGGGAAGATAAAATCGCTAAAAAAGCGAAGCTGGCTCAGCTGGAACCAATGGAAATCGTGCAAAAATACACTGTTGATTTCAGAAAAGTCATGGAAGTCTTCAATGCATTGCCACCGAGTATTGAGCCGACAGCAACGGGCCATATCATTGAGCAGATTGAAATGACTCGCACTTTGCTTGAAAACGGAGCTGCTTACGAAGTAAATGGAAGCGTTTACTTTGACGTTGAAAAATATAACAAGGAACAGAATTATGGCGTATTAAGCGGCCGTAATATTGAAGAGTTGTTAAATAATACCCGTGATTTGGGTGGACAAGAAGAGAAAAAAGGCCCATTAGATTTTGCGCTTTGGATCAAAGCTAAGCCCGTTCACTTAATGCAGTGGCCTTCGCCTTGGGGCTGGGGATTCCCAGGATGGCATCTCGAATGTTCGGCAATGAGCAATAAGTACTTAGGTGCACATTTTGACATACATGGTGGTGGAATGGATTTAATTCCGACCCATCATACAAATGAGATCGCGCAGAATATCGCCTTTTGCGGAAAGTCGCCGGCTAATTATTGGATTCACACCAATATGCTGACAGTGAATGGACAAAAAATGTCAAAATCATTAGGCAACAGTTTCCTGCCTCATGAATTGTTTACAGGAAATCACCCATTGTTGCAAAAAGGCTATAGCCCTACAGTTGTTCGTTTCTTTATGTTACAGGCGCATTACCGTAGCACATTAGACTTTTCTAACGAGGCTTTGGATGCATCTGAAAAAGGGTTTAAACGCATGATTTCTGCTTACGAGCTTTTGAAGGATCTTAACTCTTCTGACAGTTCGACTTCCGATATCAACGCATTGAAAACACGTTGTTATAATGCCATGAGCGACGATTTCAATACACCGATTGCCATTGCAGAATTATTCGAAGGTGTACGTATTATAAACTCGGTTAAAGCAGGTTCTGAAACAATTACTGCAGAAGATCTTGAAACGCTTACACAATTGTTCAATGATTTCTTATTCGACATCTTTGGATTACAAAAAGAAGAACATGGAAGCAATAACGTAGGAAAAGTACTTGATCTGTTAATTGATATGCGTAATAATGCTAAAGCAAATAAAGATTATGCTACTTCAGATACTATAAGAAACAAATTGCTTGAAATCGGCTATCAGCTAAAAGACAGCAAAGATGGCACTACATGGAGTGCCCTTTAA
- a CDS encoding SRPBCC family protein: MPLIVLETEINGAIEVCFDLSRSIDLHIISTAHTGEKAVAGKTQGLIELNESVTWRARYLYTWQTLTSQITAFKYPTYFVDEMILGAFKSFRHEHLFRSVQSKTMMTDRFNFESPYGIAGKIFNNLYLTNYMTELLIERNNIIKEYAENGKWEDILRIRKS; the protein is encoded by the coding sequence ATGCCGCTAATTGTATTAGAAACTGAGATTAATGGTGCTATTGAAGTTTGCTTTGACTTATCGAGAAGCATTGATCTTCATATTATTTCAACAGCTCATACAGGTGAAAAGGCTGTTGCCGGAAAAACACAAGGACTAATTGAACTTAACGAATCAGTTACCTGGAGAGCAAGGTATTTATATACCTGGCAAACTTTAACATCCCAAATAACTGCATTTAAATACCCTACTTATTTTGTTGATGAAATGATTCTGGGTGCATTTAAATCTTTTCGACATGAGCATTTATTTCGGTCCGTTCAGTCAAAGACTATGATGACTGATCGTTTCAACTTTGAATCTCCCTATGGAATTGCGGGAAAGATTTTTAACAATTTATACCTCACCAATTACATGACAGAACTATTGATCGAAAGAAATAACATCATCAAAGAATATGCAGAAAACGGGAAGTGGGAAGATATTCTAAGGATCAGAAAAAGTTAA
- a CDS encoding DUF4440 domain-containing protein, with protein sequence MRVAQFKKYLISTSVLLFLATNIFAQSIPDYIEELVNREKQFSKTSAEKGIKDAFLSVLYPDGVVFRPQPVNGVNYFKSIGGIPGVLTWEPVYADVSNDQTLGYTTGPFEYKSDNNGETVVNYGQYVSIWIKPKKKWELMVDLGISHDKPGFAPQFEYNNPMTFGMKRATLDFIAEEQQKHSMEILKATDELYCTALNGGKVENSYKEFLSNQVRLLRNNNWPILGKSTSIEFLNKQQVEFSYKTDKVYSAPSRDLGYTTGTGSTTTTVKGKKVTQNVNYVRIWRKENSGFWRVVLDIEAPIPTDAN encoded by the coding sequence ATGAGAGTAGCCCAATTCAAAAAATACTTAATAAGTACGTCAGTTTTACTTTTTCTTGCCACAAACATTTTTGCACAAAGTATTCCTGATTATATTGAAGAATTAGTAAACAGAGAAAAACAGTTTTCGAAGACCTCTGCCGAAAAAGGTATAAAAGATGCATTCTTATCTGTATTGTATCCAGATGGGGTTGTATTCAGACCGCAACCGGTTAATGGTGTGAATTATTTTAAATCGATAGGAGGAATACCAGGAGTTCTTACTTGGGAGCCTGTTTACGCCGATGTATCAAACGATCAGACCCTAGGATATACCACAGGACCATTTGAATATAAAAGCGATAACAATGGCGAAACGGTTGTTAATTATGGACAATACGTTTCCATTTGGATTAAACCAAAGAAGAAATGGGAGTTAATGGTTGACCTCGGCATATCGCATGATAAACCTGGCTTTGCACCTCAATTTGAGTATAATAACCCAATGACCTTTGGAATGAAACGAGCCACCCTCGATTTTATAGCTGAAGAACAGCAAAAACATTCCATGGAAATTTTAAAAGCGACTGATGAGCTATATTGTACAGCGTTAAATGGAGGTAAAGTTGAAAACAGTTATAAAGAATTTCTTAGTAACCAGGTTAGATTATTACGCAATAATAACTGGCCAATTCTAGGTAAAAGTACATCCATCGAGTTTCTGAATAAACAGCAAGTTGAGTTTTCCTATAAAACAGATAAAGTCTATTCTGCCCCTTCAAGAGATCTGGGTTATACAACAGGAACAGGAAGTACCACCACTACTGTAAAAGGGAAAAAGGTAACCCAAAATGTAAATTATGTACGAATTTGGCGTAAAGAAAACTCAGGATTTTGGAGAGTGGTTTTAGATATTGAGGCTCCTATTCCTACAGACGCTAACTAG
- a CDS encoding rhomboid family intramembrane serine protease, with translation MTEYRPSPFAMLPPVVKNILIINVLFFIAMRVNPILHDFIIRYGAAFYFDSPLFRIWQLITYAFLQYDFGHIFFNMFAVFMFGSVIENYLGSKRFFSYYMITAIGAMILQLSLSAYQVYQLTGTFIPYSQETDITNPVVMAKIQDIYSTPTIGASGAVFGLLLAFGLLFPESLLYVYFFFPIKAKYFVIIYGAIELWMGIANRPGDNVAHYAHLGGMLFGFILLKVWKIRKPGSYY, from the coding sequence ATGACAGAGTACAGACCGTCGCCTTTTGCGATGCTACCGCCAGTGGTTAAGAACATATTAATAATAAATGTGCTGTTTTTTATAGCCATGCGTGTTAATCCTATTTTACATGACTTTATTATTCGATATGGAGCAGCTTTTTACTTTGATTCACCTTTATTCAGAATATGGCAATTAATAACTTACGCTTTTTTGCAATATGATTTTGGCCATATATTCTTTAATATGTTTGCGGTGTTCATGTTTGGAAGTGTAATAGAAAACTATTTAGGTTCTAAACGGTTCTTTTCATATTATATGATTACAGCAATTGGTGCCATGATATTACAGTTGTCATTAAGTGCTTATCAGGTTTATCAACTAACGGGCACATTTATTCCTTATTCGCAAGAAACGGATATAACAAACCCGGTAGTTATGGCAAAAATTCAGGATATTTACAGCACTCCTACGATAGGGGCGTCAGGTGCAGTGTTTGGTTTACTACTCGCATTTGGGTTGTTATTTCCCGAATCATTATTGTATGTATATTTTTTCTTTCCGATAAAAGCTAAGTACTTTGTAATCATTTATGGTGCAATTGAGCTATGGATGGGCATCGCTAATCGCCCAGGTGACAACGTAGCTCACTATGCGCATTTAGGCGGCATGCTATTTGGTTTTATTTTATTAAAAGTTTGGAAAATTCGTAAGCCAGGTTCATATTATTGA
- the mutL gene encoding DNA mismatch repair endonuclease MutL, translating to MSDIIQLLPDSVANQIAAGEVVQRPASAVKELIENSIDAGASAIKLIIKDAGKSLIQVIDDGCGMSATDSRMSFERHATSKIRKAEDLFAIRTMGFRGEALASIAAVAQVELKTRRHEDEIGTQLIIEGSEVKSQEACSCSAGTSFAAKNLFFNIPARRNFLKSNPVEMRHIIDEFQRVALAHPSVFFSLHHDGQEVFHLPKGTLKQRIVHIFGNSYNERLVPMEEQTDIISIKGFIGKPENAKKTRGEQFFFVNNRFIKDAYLNHAVATAYEELLPNDSYPFYVLFINIDPIHIDINVHPTKTEIKFDNEKVIYAIIRSAVKRSLGQYNISPAIDFDAAPSSTALRDFVPSTANIKLPTITVNPDFNPFEQDNIRSGGSSFRQTSSPSLNMGNWEQLYKIVREDEGKKEVHTHPLFNLPEQETESPKYKINENQSFQIHNRYIISPIKSGFIVIDQQAAHERVLYERYLNSLDTHKANSQQSLFPQNLELSPADFELLKEMMDEIKALGFDIREFGRNSVVVDGVPSDVAGGNEALLLENLLENFKQNATILKLDKRDNLARSLAKNASLKAGTPLTKEEMTLLIDELFACQMPKVSVAGKPTFITIGLDELLKRFSS from the coding sequence ATGTCAGATATCATACAACTATTACCAGATTCAGTAGCCAACCAAATTGCAGCGGGGGAAGTAGTGCAGCGCCCGGCTTCAGCGGTAAAAGAGTTGATTGAAAACTCCATTGATGCAGGAGCAAGCGCTATTAAATTAATCATTAAAGATGCTGGCAAAAGTTTAATTCAAGTAATTGATGATGGCTGTGGTATGAGTGCAACAGACAGCCGTATGTCTTTTGAGCGACATGCCACATCTAAAATTCGTAAAGCTGAAGACCTGTTCGCCATCAGAACTATGGGTTTTCGTGGAGAAGCACTGGCTTCTATTGCAGCTGTTGCGCAGGTTGAATTGAAAACCCGTCGGCACGAAGATGAGATCGGCACGCAACTAATTATTGAAGGATCGGAGGTTAAATCGCAAGAAGCATGCAGCTGCAGTGCTGGAACTTCATTCGCTGCCAAAAACTTGTTTTTCAATATTCCGGCACGTCGCAACTTTCTGAAAAGCAATCCTGTTGAAATGCGTCATATTATTGATGAATTTCAGCGCGTTGCATTAGCTCATCCATCTGTTTTCTTTAGTTTGCATCATGATGGACAAGAGGTTTTTCACTTACCCAAAGGAACTTTAAAGCAACGCATTGTTCATATTTTTGGAAACAGTTATAATGAACGCCTGGTTCCAATGGAAGAACAAACCGATATAATCAGCATAAAAGGATTTATCGGAAAACCAGAGAATGCCAAAAAAACACGTGGAGAACAGTTTTTCTTTGTAAATAATCGTTTTATAAAAGATGCTTATTTGAATCATGCAGTCGCTACGGCTTATGAAGAGTTACTCCCTAACGACTCCTACCCGTTTTATGTATTGTTCATTAACATCGATCCTATACATATCGATATTAATGTTCATCCAACAAAAACTGAGATTAAATTTGATAATGAAAAAGTTATCTATGCGATTATCCGTTCGGCCGTTAAACGATCGTTAGGACAATACAATATTAGTCCGGCCATTGATTTTGATGCAGCGCCAAGTAGTACAGCACTTCGCGACTTTGTTCCTTCAACTGCCAATATAAAACTGCCTACGATTACAGTAAACCCTGACTTTAACCCGTTTGAACAAGATAATATTCGTTCAGGAGGGTCTTCATTCCGACAAACATCATCACCTTCACTTAACATGGGAAATTGGGAACAGCTGTATAAAATTGTACGGGAAGATGAAGGGAAAAAAGAAGTTCATACTCACCCCTTATTCAACCTACCGGAGCAAGAGACAGAATCTCCTAAATATAAGATCAACGAAAATCAATCGTTTCAGATACATAACAGGTATATTATATCACCTATCAAATCAGGTTTTATTGTAATAGATCAGCAAGCTGCGCACGAAAGGGTTTTATATGAACGTTATTTAAATTCACTGGATACACATAAAGCGAATAGCCAACAGAGTTTATTTCCGCAGAATTTAGAACTATCACCTGCAGATTTTGAGCTATTAAAAGAAATGATGGATGAAATCAAAGCGTTAGGATTTGATATAAGGGAATTTGGCCGAAATTCAGTGGTAGTAGATGGGGTTCCATCAGACGTTGCAGGTGGAAATGAAGCATTATTATTAGAAAACCTGCTCGAAAACTTTAAGCAGAATGCAACAATTCTTAAATTAGATAAACGAGATAATTTAGCTAGATCATTAGCCAAAAACGCTTCTTTAAAAGCAGGCACACCACTAACAAAAGAAGAAATGACTTTGCTGATCGATGAGCTCTTTGCCTGCCAGATGCCAAAAGTTTCTGTAGCAGGCAAGCCAACTTTTATTACTATTGGTTTGGATGAATTACTGAAAAGATTCTCATCCTGA
- a CDS encoding rhomboid family protein, protein MSLVEELKQVLFRPQRKLHQFIAINVFVFFAIKLIAVFELLFKMEPTLSTKIVSYLAVPASLDALIKQPWSLFTYMFLHEGFFHLLFNMLGLYWFGQLLEEYIGGKKFAWIYILGGLTGGALFILMFNIFPAFENNALLPRTLGASAGVLAIAVATATLLPNYQFMLFIFGLVKIKYIVLFFVLLDLINITGDNAGGHIAHLGGAILGFCYVKQLRAGNDISSPFSTLGKKISSLFKRKSKMKVAYKNTENERKNVRKQPSKQEIIDRILDKISKTGYEGLTKEEKEILFKASQEKE, encoded by the coding sequence ATGAGTTTAGTAGAAGAATTAAAACAAGTACTCTTCCGTCCGCAACGAAAACTTCATCAGTTTATCGCCATAAACGTTTTTGTGTTTTTTGCAATAAAGCTTATCGCTGTTTTTGAACTTCTGTTCAAAATGGAGCCAACTTTATCCACAAAAATTGTTTCCTATTTAGCAGTACCCGCTTCTCTTGATGCATTAATTAAGCAGCCATGGAGTTTGTTCACCTACATGTTTTTACATGAAGGATTCTTCCATTTGCTTTTTAACATGCTTGGCTTGTACTGGTTTGGCCAGTTATTAGAAGAATATATTGGGGGCAAAAAATTTGCATGGATCTATATTTTAGGAGGATTAACCGGAGGCGCGTTGTTCATCCTGATGTTCAATATATTTCCTGCGTTTGAAAACAATGCATTACTCCCACGCACATTAGGAGCATCTGCAGGTGTTCTGGCTATTGCAGTGGCTACTGCAACCCTATTACCTAACTATCAGTTCATGCTGTTCATATTTGGGCTGGTCAAAATCAAATACATTGTATTATTCTTTGTATTACTTGATTTAATAAATATTACCGGTGATAATGCTGGTGGACATATTGCACATTTGGGCGGCGCCATTTTAGGTTTTTGCTATGTCAAACAGTTACGGGCAGGAAATGATATTAGCTCTCCTTTTTCAACTCTCGGAAAAAAGATATCAAGCCTTTTTAAGAGAAAATCAAAAATGAAAGTTGCTTATAAGAACACGGAAAACGAACGTAAAAATGTTAGAAAGCAACCAAGTAAACAAGAAATCATTGACCGGATTTTAGACAAAATCTCCAAGACTGGTTACGAAGGACTAACCAAAGAAGAGAAAGAGATTTTGTTTAAAGCCAGCCAGGAAAAGGAATGA